One Aegilops tauschii subsp. strangulata cultivar AL8/78 chromosome 7, Aet v6.0, whole genome shotgun sequence genomic window carries:
- the LOC109768472 gene encoding uncharacterized protein, with the protein MQVLCHGHGKLAERRVAFEGILTGRRFLCCAEKEGRDCGLVKWIDPAWPNTLENALHKLWLMYEDNKRQRAEDTLMNSFEVHNLTQEKKKLQASYEKLVEDVNALVDAQQHRVEIEKTDDDTKKLEEKYEMVKNLVAAQASVIRNMKLKLAEERKNLQIQIDELQKSVEESNVKLHESNVKLQESNLKLQGIKAILNE; encoded by the exons ATGCAGGTTTTGTGCCATGGTCACGGGAAGTTAGCAGAGAGGCGCGTTGCTTTTGAAGGAATTCTAACTGGGAGGAGGTTTCTCTGTTGCGCTGAGAAG GAAGGTAGAGACTGTGGACTAGTTAAATGGATTGATCCTGCTTGGCCCAATACCCTTGAGAATGCATTGCACAAGTTATGGTTGATGTATGAAGACAACAAGAGACAGAGGGCTGAGGACACTCTGATGAATTCTTTTGAAGTTCATAACCTGACACAAGAGAAGAAAAAGCTGCAGGCCAGCTATGAGAAGCTGGTTGAAGATGTCAATGCACTTGTGGATGCCCAGCAACATAGGGTAGAGATagaaaagacagatgatgatacCAAGAAGTTGGAGGAGAAGTATGAGATGGTGAAGAACCTGGTAGCTGCTCAGGCCAGTGTCATTAGGAACATGAAGCTCAAGCTAGCTGAAGAGAGGAAGAACTTGCAGATCCAAATTGATGAGCTGCAGAAGAGTGTTGAAGAGAGCAATGTGAAGCTGCATGAGAGTAATGTGAAGCTGCAGGAGAGCAATTTGAAGCTGCAGGGGATCAAGGCCATCCTAAATGAATGA
- the LOC141026667 gene encoding uncharacterized protein has translation MRRQRNDPELHFEGDTDVEEMCDSEVDDELYVPQGEEEDVEEEEEEEMEEEEQEDELGQDVPNKRRAKRQRKGPTSNSHGSIEDMFEEDWIPSSDEDKKPQDLGVEDDDGAEALAYVLPNGRKKQSKEDEEEVMFRTALQTLHIAQNRNFVYHRNCSDRVITQCIDEQCPFYIAASQIANEKSFTIRKVYLVHTCPSMSENTKVTAKWVSKFCEEAIRNDPCTTITSIINTAKSKYGVDISTHMAYRAKRATKAVVLGDQKAQYTRIRDYLQAVLDTNPGSRCIVTTRYLKEHPSTNPRFHALFICLNGCKEGFLNGCRPFIGLDGCFIKLTTGQQILAATGRDGNNNILPIAFGIVDKEDTNSWTWFLYQLRQALGGESGKFGNYTIISDRQKGLLKAITRVFPNCPQRFCLRHIYQNFQNAGFRGPELKQHMDAASYSYTEHGFKTAMAELKNESEAAWE, from the exons ATGAGAAGACAGAGGAATGACCCAGAACTTCATTTTGAAGGGGACACAGatgttgaggaaatgtgtgactCAGAGGTGGATGATGAGCTGTATGTGCCACAAGGTGAAGAAGAGGATgtagaggaggaagaggaggaggaaatGGAGGAAGAGGAACAAGAGGATGAGCTAGGGCAAGATGTACCAAACAAGAGAAGGGCCAAGAGACAAAGAAAAGGCCCAACAAGCAATTCACATGGGAGTATAGAAGACATGTTTGAGGAGGACTGGATTCCATCATCTGATGAGGACAAGAAACCACAAgaccttggtgtggaagatgaTGATGGTGCTGAGGCATTGGCATATGTGTTGCCCAATGGTAGAAAAAAGCAGagcaaagaagatgaagaagaggttATG TTTAGAACTGCACTTCAAACCCTGCACATTGCTCAAAACAGGAACTTTGTCTACCATAGAAACTGTAGTGATAGGGTGATAACACAGTGCATAGATGAGCAATGTCCCTTCTATATAGCAGCTTCTCAGATTGCAAATGAGAAGTCATTTACAATTAGGAAGGTGTATTTAGTGCACACATGCCCTTCTATGTCAGAGAACACTAAAGTCACTGCTAAGTGGGTGTCAAAATTCTGTGAGGAGGCTATCAGAAATGACCCATGCACAACAATCACAAGTATTATTAATACCGCAAAGAGCAAGTATGGTGTGGACATATCAACACACATGGCATACAGGGCAAAGAGGGCAACAAAGGCTGTTGTGTTAGGAGACCAGAAAGCCCAGTACACCAGGATTAGGGATTATTTACAGGCTGTGTTGGATACAAATCCAGGTTCAAGATGCATTGTGACAACAAGATATCTGAAGGAGCATCCAAGCACTAACCCTAGGTTTCATGCACTGTTCATATGCTTGAATGGATGCAAAGAAGGGTTTCTCAATGGCTGTAGACCATTCATAG GTCTAGATGGTTGTTTCATCAAGCTCACTACTGGTCAACAAATTCTAGCTGCAACTGGAAGAGATGGGAACAACAATATTTTACCCATTGCTTTTGGAATTGTTGATAAGGAGGACACTAACTCCTGGACCTGGTTTTTATACCAGTTGAGACAAGCATTAGGTGGAGAATCTGGGAAGTTTGGGAACTACACAATAATTTCAGATAGGCAGAAG GGCCTTTTAAAAGCCATTACCAGAGTGTTTCCCAATTGTCCCCAAAGGTTTTGTCTTAGACATATCTACCAGAACTTTCAAAATGCTGGGTTTAGAGGGCCTGAATTAAAGCAACACATGGATGCGGCTAGTTATTCATACACTGAACATGGTTTTAAAACTGCAATGGCTGAATTAAAGAATGAGAGTGAGGCTGCTTGGGAATGA